Proteins encoded in a region of the Zea mays cultivar B73 chromosome 2, Zm-B73-REFERENCE-NAM-5.0, whole genome shotgun sequence genome:
- the LOC103645871 gene encoding uncharacterized protein LOC100276987, with protein MDERGEKEEEHGVVEEETAAVVLKEVEVEMEMVGGSEEASAAPLLLAHPCSLLQLLLRACAGCLVRLLHGHCSDGANDDPKAAADDDDAAPEAAAAAAAAAGDGGDKAATYLYMQEVWAVRRRPTTPGRPREGSGGNGGNHH; from the exons ATGGATGAGCGCGGGGAGAAGGAGGAGGAGCACGGAGTAGTGGAGGAGGAGACGGCGGCGGTTGTGCTcaaggaggtggaggtggagatgGAGATGGTCGGCGGCTCTGAAGAAGCCTCGGCGGCGCCGCTCCTCCTCGCGCACCCGTGCTCGCTGCTGCAGCTCCTGCTCCGCGCCTGCGCCGGCTGCCTGGTGCGCCTGCTGCACGGCCACTGCAGCGACGGCGCCAACGACGACCCAAAAGCTGctgccgacgacgacgacgctgcgcctgaagctgctgctgctgcggcggcggcggcgggcgatgGCGGCGACAAGGCAGCCACC TACTTGTACATGCAGGAGGTGTGGGCAGTGAGGAGGAGGCCGACGACGCCCGGCCGTCCGAGAGAAGGTTCCGGTGGCAATGGAGGGAACCACCACTAG
- the LOC103645871 gene encoding uncharacterized protein isoform X1: MDERGEKEEEHGVVEEETAAVVLKEVEVEMEMVGGSEEASAAPLLLAHPCSLLQLLLRACAGCLVRLLHGHCSDGANDDPKAAADDDDAAPEAAAAAAAAAGDGGDKAATEVWAVRRRPTTPGRPREGSGGNGGNHH, translated from the exons ATGGATGAGCGCGGGGAGAAGGAGGAGGAGCACGGAGTAGTGGAGGAGGAGACGGCGGCGGTTGTGCTcaaggaggtggaggtggagatgGAGATGGTCGGCGGCTCTGAAGAAGCCTCGGCGGCGCCGCTCCTCCTCGCGCACCCGTGCTCGCTGCTGCAGCTCCTGCTCCGCGCCTGCGCCGGCTGCCTGGTGCGCCTGCTGCACGGCCACTGCAGCGACGGCGCCAACGACGACCCAAAAGCTGctgccgacgacgacgacgctgcgcctgaagctgctgctgctgcggcggcggcggcgggcgatgGCGGCGACAAGGCAGCCACC GAGGTGTGGGCAGTGAGGAGGAGGCCGACGACGCCCGGCCGTCCGAGAGAAGGTTCCGGTGGCAATGGAGGGAACCACCACTAG